A stretch of the Sulfurospirillum sp. UCH001 genome encodes the following:
- the htpG gene encoding molecular chaperone HtpG, protein MSKHQFQTEVTQLLDLMIHSLYSNKEIFLRELISNASDALDKLNYLTLTDDKYKSLSYTPRIDIAINEEAKTLTISDSGIGMNEEDLVENLGTIAKSGTKSFLQNLSGDKKKDSSLIGQFGVGFYSAFMVANKIEVVSKKAGEENAFMWSSEAGAEYDITPVTKENHGTSITLYLKDDEDEFLEFYRIQNVIKKYSNHIPFPIFMDKEVKEYDDEGKEKSKEIKNEQINKASALWTVAKSQIKPEEYKDFYQQISHDSTDPLLWSHTKAEGKFEYTTLFYIPSTPPMDLFRMDYKPGVKLYVKRVFITDDEKELLPTYLRFVKGIIDAEDLPLNVSREILQQNKVLETIKKASVKKILSELKSLKEKENDKYLEFYKNFGRVIKEGLYNDWENKEALLELVLFKSSKRDGLISLKEYKEAMKEDQKSIYYITGENEKLLRNSPLIEQFKAKDIEVLLLDEEVDAIVFPMVGEYDKTPIKPVNNSDIDEEIKEDKAKVEEDEKTYKEILVKMKEILKDDAKDVKISSRLSDSPSCLVYDKNDPDFQMQQMLKQMGQDNLPAIKPILEINPEHEIFKKLGAKSDLLELNDVAFLLLDQAKLQEGMKIEDTAAFAKRLNRFIAKAL, encoded by the coding sequence ATGTCAAAACATCAATTTCAAACCGAAGTTACACAGCTTTTAGATCTGATGATCCATTCGCTATACTCTAACAAAGAGATCTTTTTACGTGAACTTATCTCAAATGCCTCTGACGCATTAGATAAGCTGAACTATCTTACATTGACTGATGACAAATACAAATCACTTTCGTACACTCCTCGCATTGATATCGCCATCAACGAAGAAGCTAAAACATTGACTATTAGCGATAGTGGTATTGGTATGAACGAAGAAGATTTAGTTGAAAATCTAGGGACCATTGCAAAAAGTGGAACCAAATCATTCTTGCAAAACCTTAGCGGTGATAAAAAGAAAGATTCAAGCCTTATTGGCCAATTTGGTGTTGGTTTTTACTCTGCGTTCATGGTTGCAAACAAAATTGAAGTAGTAAGTAAAAAAGCTGGTGAAGAAAATGCATTTATGTGGAGCAGTGAAGCAGGTGCAGAATATGACATCACACCTGTCACAAAAGAGAATCACGGAACGTCTATTACACTTTATCTTAAAGATGATGAAGATGAATTTTTAGAGTTTTACCGTATTCAAAACGTTATTAAAAAATATTCAAATCACATCCCATTCCCAATTTTTATGGATAAAGAAGTCAAAGAATACGATGATGAGGGCAAAGAAAAAAGCAAAGAGATTAAAAATGAGCAAATTAATAAAGCAAGTGCGCTTTGGACAGTAGCAAAAAGTCAAATTAAGCCTGAAGAGTACAAAGACTTTTATCAACAAATCTCTCACGATAGCACCGATCCACTTCTTTGGAGCCATACAAAAGCAGAAGGCAAATTCGAATATACAACCCTTTTCTATATTCCATCAACACCTCCAATGGATTTGTTTAGAATGGACTATAAACCGGGTGTTAAACTCTACGTTAAGCGTGTATTTATCACGGATGATGAGAAAGAGCTTTTACCAACCTATCTTCGTTTCGTTAAGGGTATTATTGATGCGGAAGATTTACCACTTAACGTCAGCCGTGAGATTTTACAACAAAATAAAGTATTAGAAACCATCAAAAAAGCCTCTGTGAAAAAGATCTTGAGTGAACTAAAATCACTTAAAGAAAAAGAGAACGATAAATACCTAGAGTTTTATAAAAACTTTGGTCGTGTCATTAAAGAAGGTCTTTACAATGACTGGGAAAACAAAGAAGCACTTCTTGAATTAGTACTCTTTAAATCTTCAAAACGCGATGGTCTAATAAGCCTAAAAGAGTATAAAGAGGCAATGAAAGAAGATCAAAAAAGCATTTACTACATCACGGGTGAAAATGAGAAGCTTTTACGTAATTCTCCGCTTATCGAGCAATTTAAAGCAAAAGACATTGAAGTCTTGCTGCTTGATGAAGAAGTGGATGCTATCGTCTTCCCAATGGTTGGTGAATACGATAAAACGCCAATTAAACCAGTCAATAACTCAGACATTGATGAAGAGATCAAAGAAGACAAAGCCAAAGTAGAAGAAGATGAGAAAACCTATAAAGAGATCTTGGTCAAAATGAAAGAAATCCTCAAAGATGATGCGAAAGATGTCAAAATCTCTAGCCGTTTGAGTGATTCTCCTTCATGCCTTGTTTACGATAAAAATGACCCTGATTTCCAAATGCAACAGATGCTCAAACAGATGGGACAAGACAATCTCCCAGCAATCAAACCTATCTTAGAGATCAATCCTGAGCATGAAATCTTCAAGAAACTCGGTGCAAAATCTGATCTTTTAGAGCTGAACGATGTTGCTTTCTTACTTCTTGATCAAGCTAAGCTTCAAGAGGGCATGAAAATCGAAGATACCGCAGCGTTTGCAAAACGTTTAAATCGCTTTATCGCAAAAGCACTTTAA
- a CDS encoding thioredoxin domain-containing protein — translation MHTNDLIHEDSPYLLQHAHNPVNWMAWSDKALQKAKDENKLIFLSIGYSTCHWCHVMERETFEDEVSAKLLNASYVSIKVDREEMPDLDKYYQDVHYLLTKRSGGWPLSIIMTPTQQVIFAGTYLPPQSAQGRMGFRELVSFIKSKFDDDFAEVQKSAQSIEAAIKHYERSFEQKERIDKDALLEAFVNNVKASYDDVSKGVGSAPKFPHASTWNALLDIYQKTSNLEVLYMSEDALNAMARGGINDQIEGGFYRYSVDEAWVIPHFEKMLYTNAELIEVYAKLYQLTQKPFFDEIVTKTIEAMDERFLKEGLYLSASDADSEGEEGKYFVFKFAHSKEVLLKKGLSEAEAKEVLDYFGITKFGNFEHQTTNPVIAKDEKPLRLEEAVLALKEERQKVAYPFIDTKILTAWNALMITALFESGKIEKAKQTLDILMDTLYVNGLLYHQIVLGGNLKVEGLLEDYAFVIEALLCGYAHTKEAHYLELAKKLSHDSEHKFYKDETWYLSDKAFRAKAVLEDNSYKSPLSTMIKNLFELAKIEDDMALSIRVKDMLESFGSGIQKYAHAYPEAVRVVALYL, via the coding sequence ATGCACACTAATGACCTTATCCACGAGGATTCTCCTTACCTCTTGCAACACGCGCATAACCCTGTAAACTGGATGGCATGGAGCGACAAGGCACTCCAAAAAGCCAAAGATGAAAACAAGCTGATCTTTCTTTCTATTGGGTATAGCACCTGTCATTGGTGTCATGTCATGGAGAGAGAAACCTTTGAAGATGAAGTGAGTGCAAAACTTCTCAACGCTTCCTATGTCAGCATTAAAGTGGATCGTGAAGAGATGCCCGATCTGGATAAATACTACCAAGACGTGCATTATCTTCTTACTAAACGAAGTGGTGGTTGGCCGCTGAGTATCATTATGACACCAACCCAGCAGGTCATCTTTGCAGGAACCTATCTTCCCCCACAAAGTGCACAGGGACGTATGGGATTTCGTGAGCTTGTGAGTTTTATTAAAAGTAAGTTTGACGATGATTTTGCGGAAGTACAAAAGAGCGCACAAAGTATAGAAGCGGCTATTAAACATTATGAACGCAGTTTTGAGCAAAAAGAGCGCATTGATAAAGATGCCCTTCTTGAGGCATTTGTCAACAATGTCAAAGCAAGTTATGACGATGTTTCAAAAGGTGTGGGAAGTGCACCAAAATTTCCGCATGCTTCGACATGGAATGCTCTGTTAGATATTTATCAAAAAACGAGTAATCTTGAAGTCTTGTATATGAGTGAAGATGCCTTAAATGCGATGGCACGAGGGGGCATCAACGATCAAATAGAAGGTGGATTTTACCGTTACAGTGTCGATGAAGCTTGGGTGATTCCCCATTTTGAAAAGATGCTTTACACCAATGCTGAGCTGATCGAAGTCTATGCGAAGCTTTATCAGCTGACTCAAAAACCATTTTTTGATGAGATTGTCACTAAAACGATTGAAGCGATGGATGAGCGCTTTTTAAAAGAGGGGCTTTACCTCAGTGCCAGTGATGCTGACTCCGAGGGAGAAGAGGGCAAATACTTTGTTTTTAAATTTGCTCATTCAAAAGAAGTTCTGTTAAAAAAAGGACTGAGTGAAGCTGAAGCAAAAGAAGTTTTGGACTATTTTGGCATCACTAAATTTGGTAATTTTGAGCATCAAACAACCAATCCAGTTATTGCCAAAGATGAAAAGCCTTTACGTCTAGAAGAAGCAGTTTTGGCTTTAAAAGAGGAGCGCCAAAAAGTGGCATATCCATTCATTGATACGAAGATTTTAACGGCGTGGAATGCACTTATGATTACAGCACTTTTTGAATCTGGAAAGATTGAAAAGGCAAAACAAACGCTTGATATTTTGATGGATACTCTTTATGTCAATGGACTGTTATATCATCAAATAGTTTTAGGTGGAAACCTTAAAGTAGAAGGTTTACTTGAAGATTATGCCTTTGTGATTGAGGCATTACTGTGTGGTTATGCACATACCAAAGAAGCGCACTACTTAGAATTGGCAAAAAAACTAAGCCATGATTCAGAGCATAAATTTTATAAAGATGAAACATGGTATCTCTCCGATAAAGCGTTTCGGGCAAAAGCAGTATTAGAAGATAACAGCTACAAAAGCCCGCTCTCAACCATGATAAAAAATCTCTTTGAATTAGCGAAAATCGAAGATGATATGGCGCTCTCTATTCGAGTGAAAGATATGTTGGAGAGTTTTGGCTCAGGCATTCAAAAGTATGCCCATGCCTATCCCGAAGCGGTGAGGGTAGTTGCGCTTTACCTGTAA
- a CDS encoding rhodanese-like domain-containing protein, which translates to MFKISLLITLLSTLLFAELRHVEASEDVVKSGIKIIDIRTLPEWKETGLVANAIPITFFDEQGRYDAESFIKELDKHVSKDKEFALICRTGNRTSAVSELLSKQGYKVVNLKGGMKSLMSKGYAPEPYKP; encoded by the coding sequence ATGTTCAAAATTTCACTACTCATAACACTACTTTCAACCCTTCTTTTTGCAGAACTTCGCCATGTTGAAGCAAGTGAAGACGTCGTTAAAAGTGGCATAAAAATTATCGACATACGAACGCTGCCTGAATGGAAAGAGACGGGATTGGTTGCAAATGCTATTCCTATTACGTTCTTTGATGAACAAGGTAGATACGATGCTGAGTCTTTTATCAAAGAGCTTGATAAGCATGTAAGCAAAGATAAAGAGTTTGCACTTATTTGTCGTACAGGCAATCGCACTTCTGCTGTTTCTGAGCTGTTATCAAAGCAAGGTTACAAAGTTGTCAACCTCAAAGGCGGTATGAAGTCTTTGATGTCTAAAGGTTATGCTCCTGAACCTTATAAACCATAG